Proteins found in one Halobaculum sp. MBLA0147 genomic segment:
- a CDS encoding ferritin-like domain-containing protein has translation MSVGRAVASDRQLARLLQIGVVLEEMVEASAHHHTRQREARLDAEVVDLLEEAAAESATHRERLEGLIAELDAESVAYEEIETLVEAQYAAEDEFDDVLYDQLCNEETAYKFYDDLLAALADSESELSVDRDRVVETLEEIRAEEAEGVEEVADMMERRA, from the coding sequence GTGAGTGTCGGTCGTGCGGTGGCGTCCGACCGCCAACTCGCGCGGCTCCTCCAGATCGGCGTCGTGTTGGAGGAGATGGTGGAGGCCAGCGCCCACCACCACACCCGCCAGCGGGAGGCGCGTCTCGACGCCGAGGTCGTCGACTTACTGGAGGAGGCCGCGGCGGAGTCGGCGACACACCGCGAGCGACTGGAGGGGTTGATCGCGGAGTTGGACGCCGAGTCCGTCGCCTACGAGGAGATCGAGACGCTGGTCGAGGCACAGTACGCCGCCGAAGACGAGTTCGACGACGTGTTGTACGACCAGCTGTGCAACGAGGAGACGGCGTACAAGTTCTACGACGACCTGCTCGCGGCACTCGCCGACTCCGAGTCGGAGCTGTCGGTCGACCGCGACCGCGTGGTCGAGACGCTCGAGGAGATCCGCGCCGAGGAGGCAGAGGGTGTCGAGGAGGTCGCAGACATGATGGAGCGACGAGCATGA
- a CDS encoding metal-dependent transcriptional regulator → MNTADQYLKAIYLIQEVEDGPASTGDVADALDVSPASANEMIGKLEAQGLADHEKYKGVDLTDDGIVRARDALANYCIIERFLANVLDVEEFRVEARSLEAVIDDTVAERLDRLVDRSEECPDCFDADTDACALLELDEVGAD, encoded by the coding sequence ATGAACACCGCCGACCAGTACCTCAAAGCCATCTACCTGATCCAGGAAGTAGAGGACGGCCCCGCCTCCACCGGCGACGTGGCCGACGCACTCGACGTGAGCCCCGCCAGCGCCAACGAGATGATCGGCAAGTTGGAGGCCCAGGGGCTCGCGGACCACGAGAAGTACAAGGGTGTCGACCTCACCGACGACGGGATCGTTCGTGCCCGCGACGCCCTCGCGAACTACTGTATCATCGAGCGCTTCCTCGCGAACGTCCTCGACGTCGAGGAGTTCCGCGTCGAGGCCCGCTCGCTGGAGGCGGTGATCGACGACACCGTCGCCGAACGACTCGACCGCCTCGTCGACCGCTCCGAGGAGTGTCCCGACTGCTTCGACGCCGACACCGACGCCTGCGCCCTGCTGGAGTTGGACGAGGTCGGTGCCGACTGA
- a CDS encoding PHP domain-containing protein, giving the protein MYDYHVHSLYSDGGRFGAMLEAAADAGVSALGFADHCNLSPDPDRRRERARYARTFDLTHERRREALAAVREETELTVFDAVEVDYEPGAEEAIADFLADAGFDYTLGSVHYVGDRYVFPWGSFADASEAERRAFVDDYYETVVSLIDSELFDIAAHVDIVESHPHLSGFTTCEHAEMVADAFERSRTVPELNAGRFEDDDKPASFHPEGRVFEMLLDRGVEFTLGSDAHRPEDFAERIPALRERAERYGLDPVCPL; this is encoded by the coding sequence GTGTACGACTACCACGTCCACTCGCTCTACTCCGACGGTGGGCGGTTCGGGGCCATGCTGGAGGCGGCGGCCGACGCCGGCGTGTCGGCGCTCGGGTTCGCCGACCACTGTAACCTCTCGCCGGACCCCGACCGCCGCCGCGAGCGGGCGCGGTACGCACGCACCTTCGACCTGACTCACGAGCGCCGGCGCGAGGCGCTGGCGGCGGTCCGCGAGGAGACCGAGCTGACGGTGTTCGACGCCGTCGAGGTGGACTACGAGCCCGGCGCCGAGGAGGCGATCGCCGACTTCCTCGCCGACGCCGGCTTCGACTACACGCTCGGGTCGGTCCACTACGTCGGCGACCGCTACGTCTTCCCGTGGGGGTCGTTCGCCGACGCGAGCGAGGCCGAGCGGCGCGCGTTCGTCGACGACTACTACGAGACGGTCGTCTCGTTGATCGACTCCGAACTGTTCGACATCGCGGCCCACGTCGACATCGTCGAGTCACACCCACACCTCTCGGGGTTCACGACCTGCGAACACGCCGAGATGGTCGCCGACGCCTTCGAACGCTCCCGCACGGTGCCGGAGTTGAACGCCGGTCGCTTCGAGGACGACGACAAGCCCGCCTCCTTCCACCCGGAGGGCCGCGTCTTCGAGATGCTGTTGGATCGGGGCGTCGAGTTCACGCTCGGCTCGGACGCTCACCGCCCCGAGGACTTCGCGGAACGAATCCCGGCGCTGCGCGAACGCGCCGAACGGTACGGGCTCGACCCCGTGTGTCCGTTGTAG
- a CDS encoding 50S ribosomal protein L11: protein MAGSIEVLVPGGQVDPGPPLGPELGPTPVDVQAVVQEINDETAAFDGMEVPVTVDYEEDGSFEIEVGVPPTAELIKDEAGFETGSGEPQEDFVADMTVEQVKTVAEQKQTDLLAYDLKNAAKEIVGTCASLGVTVEGNDAREFKQRIDDGEYDDHFAN, encoded by the coding sequence ATGGCTGGATCTATCGAAGTACTCGTCCCCGGCGGCCAGGTGGACCCCGGTCCGCCGCTCGGGCCGGAGCTCGGTCCGACGCCGGTCGACGTGCAGGCTGTCGTGCAGGAGATCAACGACGAGACCGCCGCCTTCGACGGGATGGAAGTGCCGGTCACCGTCGACTACGAGGAGGACGGCTCCTTCGAGATCGAGGTCGGTGTGCCGCCGACGGCGGAACTGATCAAAGACGAGGCCGGCTTCGAGACCGGCTCGGGCGAGCCCCAGGAGGACTTCGTCGCCGACATGACGGTCGAGCAGGTGAAGACGGTCGCCGAGCAGAAACAGACGGACCTGCTGGCGTACGACCTGAAGAACGCCGCCAAGGAGATCGTCGGTACCTGCGCCTCGCTCGGTGTCACCGTCGAGGGTAACGACGCCCGCGAGTTCAAGCAGCGGATCGACGACGGCGAGTACGACGACCACTTCGCCAACTGA
- the kdgK1 gene encoding bifunctional 2-dehydro-3-deoxygluconokinase/2-dehydro-3-deoxygalactonokinase — MTELVTFGETMLRLSPPEGDRLATTRTLEARAGGAESNVAVAGARLGADTAWLSKLPDSPLGERIVHELRGHGVDTRVAWGDPETTRLGTYYLEPGGEPRGTDVIYDRADAAITTVATEELATETVADATYCYTSGITPALSEEAAETTRELLAHAQANDTTTVFDPNYRAKLWDTETARAAYEELFPDVDVLVVAQRDAAAVLGRDGAGSTAGTPAERVARGLIADFDFETVVVTRGDEGALAVHEGDVYDQPVYEAETLDPIGTGDAFVGGFLARRLDGGGVDEALSWGAATAALKRTVAGDLAVVSPDEVAAVVDEASGGIDR, encoded by the coding sequence GTGACGGAACTCGTGACGTTCGGCGAGACGATGTTGCGACTCTCGCCGCCGGAGGGGGACCGGCTCGCGACCACGCGCACGCTCGAGGCCCGCGCCGGCGGGGCGGAGAGCAACGTCGCCGTCGCCGGGGCACGACTCGGCGCCGACACGGCGTGGCTCTCGAAGCTCCCGGACTCTCCACTGGGGGAGCGGATCGTCCACGAACTGCGCGGGCACGGCGTCGACACCCGCGTCGCCTGGGGCGACCCCGAGACGACGCGACTGGGGACGTACTACCTCGAACCCGGCGGCGAGCCGCGCGGGACGGACGTGATCTACGACCGCGCAGACGCGGCGATCACCACCGTCGCGACCGAAGAGTTGGCGACCGAGACGGTCGCGGACGCGACGTACTGTTACACGAGCGGGATCACACCCGCGCTGTCGGAGGAAGCCGCCGAGACGACGCGGGAGCTGCTCGCACACGCGCAGGCGAACGACACCACGACGGTGTTCGACCCGAACTACCGGGCGAAGCTGTGGGACACCGAGACCGCGCGGGCGGCCTACGAGGAGTTGTTCCCGGACGTGGACGTGTTGGTCGTCGCGCAGCGCGACGCCGCCGCGGTGTTGGGACGCGACGGGGCCGGGTCGACGGCGGGGACGCCGGCCGAGCGGGTCGCGCGGGGGCTGATCGCGGACTTCGACTTCGAGACGGTGGTCGTGACGCGCGGCGACGAGGGGGCGCTGGCGGTCCACGAGGGGGACGTGTACGACCAACCCGTCTACGAGGCGGAGACGTTGGACCCAATCGGCACCGGCGACGCCTTCGTCGGCGGGTTCCTCGCACGGCGACTCGACGGCGGGGGCGTCGACGAGGCGCTGTCGTGGGGGGCCGCGACGGCGGCACTGAAACGCACCGTCGCGGGTGACCTCGCGGTCGTCTCCCCCGACGAAGTCGCCGCCGTCGTCGACGAGGCGAGCGGTGGGATCGACCGCTGA